TGCCTTTATTGAAGTCACAAGATACTTAAATTTATTGTCaacctatttaaaaaaaaattaacatttaattttatatttatacataaaCCTGAAAAAGAATTTGATATCATTACTTACGTAATCCTTCATATGTTGTTTTAGTTCTTCAATATCGGGATATACAGACTTATCTTTTTGACCTTGTGAAGAGACATGGAGACAAGATACATTAGCAATCGGGGTAGGTGCTTCATCTGGCATTGAGAATGACTGGTTTATTGGCGGCCTTAACAGCTCTGACGATTTAGGTTCCGACACCTTTGTTTTAGATGTATCgattttctttctccttttggGTGGTGGTGGAGATGATGTACCAGATACACGTGATGATCTCCTAAACAAATGCCCAGGAAGGCTTGTTGAGAAATCCTCAATGAACTGTGTTTTGTTGAACTTTCTTTGCATCAACTGCTGTTGTGAAGGGTCCAGGAGTATGAGCATCTTGAATATCAGGTAAATCAAGGGCTTCCACTTCGTCTGGTGTTGGTACAATTTTTGAACATACATTCTGAATTCGCCGTTCAAATGTTGAATGTTATGACAATAGTGTGTATCATAGAAAAACTGttatttataacaaaaaattgaaagCTTATTGAAAAACTGTTATTTGCAAATCTAAAATGAATGTTACCTCGGAGAAAATGCTAGACATAAACGTTCCAAATTTTGGCTTTACAGCCATGACCCTCCAATTACAAATCCTGGGAATACCACTCGCTACTTTAACAACAAACTCTGGATTTAGACTAGATGCACATTCGTAAGTCCATACATTAAGTGCATACGGCATACCAAATAAACGATACACTGTTTGCTAAGGTTGAAGTCTTTCCTGAGTGATGTAATTAGCTTATCGAAAGCAATCTGACCCCAAGGATACAATTCATACCTGCAATCTTCGACCATTagaaatattttgatctatatcgAGGTCTCACCAAGTTGACATAACATTAATGTATGGACAAAGTATAAGATTGCCATCTGAACGGCGTCCTGTGTGGTCTCCCAATTGCCCATTTGAAAATGTTGAATCAAGCGACTCTTGGTTATACCTGCAGTTACATCAGGAAAATATCTTTGTAATAACCGGCTCGTAGTGGATTTCGGGTATGAAAAATCCTTAACATTTCCTTTGCATTTAAGGCCAGTTACAATAGCAAAATTCTTTATACTAAATTGCAATACAGTCCCGTTAGCATGTCGAACATGCAACAAGTCTTTGTTCTCATGTTGCACCTCCAACAACAACACACTTAGTAATCTGACCCTGAAAATTACATTTTGGAATGTTTAAATATAGTCCAAAAATTGTATTCTTGAACATTTCAACGCCTTTCTCCTTTATGGACTTTTTGATTTCATttgcaaaatcaaaattgaacaCTGCTCCAAATCTCAATGGATGTGCTGgtatttttttgataacatAATTTATGCCCTGcaaattcaaaaaacaaaacataaaattgtatttgtctAATCTCAACCACATGATGTAATTAAGAGTGAATGATACATTGAAgataatttgaaaattcagtATATACATCATAGTTTTATAATGACATCATATCAAACACATCGTACAATGCATAATATACATGAATATTTTAACATCAGTCCCACCAACAAAATACTTGAATCATtatcatgaaaaaaattgtatagGACACTAACACAATGAAAGATACATTAATGAAGCACTAAAATAATCTGATACACCTTCAAAACTGTACAAAAAATGATGATTTTACTGTATtagaaattaacatgattgaaGATAcatcaatgaaaaaatatgaatctgagatacatttaaaaatagaatcacTACAATACAATGCTAAAAATTAGGGGTCTTATGTATAATGAAAacacaaaatcaacaacataCTACACTAATAAGAAATTGTGAGAGATGTATCTTCATTGTTAAATGACTCTTAATTCGACCAAACAAACCACATGCATCAATGTAAAATTAGGGTTTTAATGTATCAGCAAAACACAAAATTAACCGATTACAAAATCCATAATGGTCTAACATACtatgaaaaccttgaattagGAAGTAATGTATCTTCATTATGAATGTATCAAACTATTTCTGTccaaacacaaccaacaacattacaaatccataaaaatataaaattttgtttcaaCACATACCTTAGGAAGTGTGGGTCGGGAAATGACAGATGCTGGTTTTCTTCGCCCTTTTTTGGGGGTTTCTCTGACCTTTGTTTTTGGCTTGACAACACTCTTGTCCTTCATCGCTAATGGGTCATGCAAACGCTTAGATCTGTTTTCATCCCACATTTCATCGTCAGAATCATATATACGATTATCATTAATGGAATTTATTTGAGAAACACCAACACTAAGTGATTGAGCCTTGTTCCATATGTATTAgtacaaaacaagaaaaagacaACAATGGAGACGAAAACTTCCTACCTATTAGAAACTTAGAAACCGATAAACTTGAGATAGACTCCTTCTGAaaatcaaaatagatttgaaaatTGTAACTGGTAAAGAAGTGGAGAAATTTTAGGGATAAAATGGAGGAATGAAATGGATAGTGGGAAACGTGGGTGTTGGCTGTAAAAAAGGAGTGAAATCTTTATGTATCctgaaaattttattaattgggggaattaagggatttttgatgtttttaaaaaaagaagggataaatggatattaaggtaagtaaaggtgtgtagttaagtaatttatcCAAATATAAATAGAAAGGCATTACAAAATTCAACAAGAACTTTGTTGGAGAAGTGTTATAGCTTGGGAGTGAACAAAAGTTGAAAGCCAGACTAAGCAAACTACGAAATTCCAACAACATGCTCAGCGTGCAAAAAGTTGAATCATGATCTTCTGTAGCATCACTACAACATCTTTCATGTTTGTCCTTCTTGCCGGAGATTCAACACAACAATCTAATGCCACTTTCATGATTGATGAAACAACATCTAGCTTCTTCTGTAAGCGATTATCCAATGGTGTTACCAAGTTGGCATTTATAACATCCATTGCTGCCTTTGGGAATGAATAACTCACCCATTGCTTCAAGTTAAGATCTCCCTCAAAATCACTAGGCTTTCTCCTAGTAAGTGTTTCTAGCAACATAATCTCAGTAACTGTAGACATCGCATTTTACTGATGTAGTATACTTtcttgattgaaaaaaaaaggacGAAAAATCAATGTTCAAATTAGCAAAAACAAAGAGACATACCCGGTGCAGTTTATCCAATTGTTGCTAAGGTTTTTGTGTATAAATCACTCTCATCTTCACCAAGCAGTTTTGAAATACCAAAGTCGCTTAGGTGGACAACCATATCCTCATCCATCAAAACGTTACTAGGCTTTAGATCACAGTGAATCACGGGCAAGGAGCATCCATGATGGAGATATTCCAACGCACATGCCACATCTATCATAATGCTTAGGCTCTGCCTAATGTCTAGGAAGTAGTTATGCGAATACAAATACTTGTCAAGACTTTCATTAGGCATATACTCGAGCACTAAAGCTTTAAAATCAAGGTTGGAGCAACTAGTGATGACTTTCACGAGATTCCTATGCCGAAGGCTGCGCAAAACTTCACATTCTGTATCAAAACTCTTGAATGCCGCTTCCAATTTCAGATTGAACACTTTAACTGCAATGGAAGTCCCACTTCTGAGAACACCTTTGTAAATAGAGCCAAAACTTCCAGAACCAATCAGATTACTCTCGCTAACCAAACACAGTTTTTCAAGATTTAATTTTTCTCCAATCCCACAGAATCACTTTTATAGTAGGTAGTTTGGGTCCTTTCTTTTGCTTCTAACCCTAAGAAGTTTCAACATGCTAATGTTGGCTGACTAGTAGTTTAAATGATCACGATATATAGTACAATATTTcgccaaaaaaattcaaatgagGCGTATTCAGGAGGGGGTCACCGGGTTTACGTGAACTCATGCTTCCCTcatgaaattatatatagtagtgttatatttttttaataaatatttaaatatagatgtgtgaacccacatttgaagtatcatataatgctGTGCAATAATGATTGAGTGCACCTTTCTAAgtgaatttaaaaatttaaaccttttatttatgttgttttatttttctttctaaaattggaTAACGTCTCTGATATAATTGGTTTggattgataaaaaaataattgtgtacctataattttaaaatgggaaaaggtcaaaaatgcccttaaactatgtgaaaggaataaaaatgtcatatgtttatagtttggctaaaaaatgcccttactgtcaatactttggttcaaaaatacccttccagtcaatactttggtccagaAATGCCCCTATAATTGCAAAacgggtcaaaaatgcccttttccGAAtaaatagtattatttttttctttttaaatacgtcttcttcctaattaaaatattattaaagaacactattcttgttttctttcttctaaaatcactttaacaaataaaaatgttggaaatatttctttttcttcttaatctcattttatcaattcaaatagaataacttcatgtacCCTTTCGACagataatatatttcatatatatataagatcaatgtatatccatcattaatttatatttatataacgataaaaaaataatgataacaaaataagaaataatttcattttttttaattgaagatagataaacatttgctaatttttaaaaaaatattagaaaaaagaatgtgttaaagagaaaataataataatatatttatttggaaaaagagcatttttgacccattaaataacaataaggccATTTTTGGACAAAGTATTGACGGCAAgagcatttttggaccaaactacaaatggagggcatttttgtttctttcgcatattttaagggcatttttgaaccaaagtattgacggtaAGGGTATTTTTaagccaaactataaacggagggcatttttgttcctttcacatagtttaagggcttttttgacccttttcccttttaaaattttaaaggtttttagtgataataacataaatgttaaaccaatcaaatttatatcttagatccACCTTTTCGTAATAATGCACCCATGATCTCAAAATTCTGGATATGCCTCTGTTGACAGCTCCGAGCCTCCGACCCTTAATCATgcacaaaaatattgaccaattTAAGTCATCACAataatctttttcattttcattttcattttggtAAGACaatattcatttcattttcttttgtggtaaaatatttatcttttttcattttttggtaagACAATCTTCTTTTCATTATACTTCTAATAATCTGGTCCAGTCTGactttaataaattattttccaaataTAGTAAATCATGATACCTATAAATAAATATCCCTCCATACACAACAAAATACACATTTTTCTAccaactttcttcttctctacttcttaattaacatattattattcaaattctCATGGCCAATATGGTTCATAAACTTTCTTTAATCTCCAttgttaatatttttcatattaatgtCTACAAATGAAACTTTTTCAACAAGAACTCTTggtacaaaaatattttcaattgaaaaaaacaatTGGAGAAAAATTAAATCTTGAAAAACTATGTTTGGTTAGCGAGAGTAATCTGATTAGTTCTGGAAGTTTTGGCTCTGTTTACAAAGGTGTTCTCAGAAGTGGGACTTCCATTGCAGTTAAAGTGTTCAATCTGCAAGTGGAAGCGGCATTCAAGAGATTTGATACAGAATGTGAAGTTTTGTGCAGCCTTCGGCATAGGAATCTCGTGAAAGTCATCACTAGTTGCTCCAACCTTGATTTTAAGGCTTTAGTGCTCGAGTATATGCCTAATGAAAGTCTTGACAAGTATTTGTATTCGCATAACTACTTCCTAGACATTAGGCAGAGCCTAAGCATTATGATAGATGTGGCATGTGCGTTGGAATATCTCCATCATGGATGCTCCTTGCCCGTGATTCACTGTGATCTAAAGCCTAGTAATGTTTTGCTGGATGAGGATATGGTTGTCCACCTAAGCGACTTTGGTATTTCAAAACTGCTTGGTGAAGATGAGAGTGATTTATGCACAAAAACCTTAGCAACATTTGGATATATTGCATCGGGTATGTCTCTTTGTTTTTGCTAATTTGAACATTGATTTTTCGTCTTTTTTTTCCAAGNNNNNNNNNNNNNNNNNNNNNNNNNNNNNNNNNNNNNNNNNNNNNNNNNNNNNNNNNNNNNNNNNNNNNNNNNNNNNNNNNNNNNNNNNNNNNNNNNNNNNNNNNNNNNNNNNNNNNNNNNNNNNNNNNNNNNNNNNNNNNNNNNNNNNNNNNNNNNNNNNNNNNNNNNNNNNNNNNNNNNNNNNNNNNGCACCCATGATCTCAAAATTCTGGATATGCCTCTGTTGACAGCTCCGAGCCTCCGACCCTTAATCATgcacaaaaatattgaccaattTAAGTCATCACaataatctttttctttttcattttcattttcattttggtaagacaatattcttttcatttttggtaaaatatttatcttttttcattttttggtaagACAATCTTCTTTTCATTATACTTCTAATAATCTGGTCTAGTCTGactttaataaattattttccatatATAGTAAATCATGATACCTATAAATACATATCCCTCCATACACAACAAAATACACATTTTTCTatcaactttcttcttctctacttcttaattaacatattattattcaaattctCATGGCCAATATGGTTCATAAACTTTCTTTAATCTCCATTGTtatgatatttttcatattaatctATACAAATGAAACTTTTTCAGCAAGAACTCATggtacaaaaatattttcaattgaaaaaatcaattggAAAATTAGCAGTGGCAGTATTGATAATAATCGTCGTGTTCTGAAAAGTTCAATTCCACCATCCGGGCTGGGTCACAGGTCAACTCCACCACCTCTAGGCAAAAAGTTATAACCTATcgattgaaatttaaattttccttAGAGGCTGAAGGtggaatttatatttatattcattgaaattttgtgtgatttaattttgatttgttgCGATTAATAAAGCAGTATTTCAGATTAGTAAAATTGTGTTCAAGTttccttttgaatttttatttcatgaattGATTGACCATCTAAAGAtataatcttttttcttttcatttttttttttttgtttttgtaaagttaaaatgaaggagaaatttattttatgaaccGTACAATAtgtctaataaaaaaaaagcgATGTTCATCGAATTGATATACCATATCGACTAATAATGTATTGAACTAGATACAATTTttcatgatttaatttttctctGGTCCCAGGGAATCACTTTTATAGTAGGAGGTTTGGGTTCTTTCTTTTGCTTCTAACCCTAAGAAGTTTCAACATGCTAATGTTGGCTGACTAGTATTTTAAATGATCATGATATATAGTACAATATTtggcaaaaaaaattcaaatgagGCGTATTCAGGAGGGGGTCACCGGGTTTACGTGAACCCATGCTTCCCTCCTGAtatcatatatagtagtattatattttcttaaaaaatatttaaatataaatgtgtgaacccacatttgaagtatcatataatgtcgTGCAAtaatgattgggtgcacctttCTAAGTGAATTTAGAAATTTGAACcttttatttatcttgttttatttttctttctaaagtTGGATAACGTCTCTGATATAAGTGGTTTGGATTGATGAAAAATAAGTGTgtacctataattttaaaatgggaaaagggtaaaaaatgccCTTTGTCTATAGTTTGGCTCAATAATGCCCTTAcagtcaatactttggtccagaAATCCCTTATAGTTGcaaaatgggtcaaaaaatGCCCTTTTccgaataaatatattatttttttctttttaaatacatctttttcctaattaaaatattattaaagaacactattcttgttttctttcttctaaaatcactttaacaaataaaaatgttggaaatattttttcttcttcttaatcttattttataaattcaaatagaataacttcatgtacCCTTTCAcagataatatatgtcatatatataagatcatagtatattcatcattaatttatatttatataacgataaaaaataatgataataaaataagaaatattttcattttttatttttttccgaattgaagtaagataaacattttgctaattttaaaaaaattattagaaaaaagaatgtgttaaagagaaaataatagtATATTCATTTGGACGATgagcatttttgacccattaaatAATAATAGGGGCATTTTTGGACAAAGTATTGACGGCAAgagcatttttggaccaaagtgCAAATGGAGGaaatttttgttcctttcacatagtttaagggcatttttgagccaaactataaatggaggacatttttgacccttttcccttttaaaatttaatggtttttagtgataataacataaatgttaaaccaatcaaatttatatcttagatccACCTTTTCGTAATAATGCACCCATGATCTCAAAATTTTGGATACGCCTATGTTGACAGTTCCGGTACTTAATCATGCACAAATATTGACCAATTTAAGTCGTCACAataatctttttcattttcattttggtGAGAcaatattcttttcattttcttttttggtaaaacatttatcttttttcatttttttggtaaGACAATCTTCTTTTTATTATACTTCCAATAATCTGGTCCAGTctgattttaataaattattttccatatATAGTAAAGCATGATACCTATAAATACATATCCCTC
The sequence above is drawn from the Solanum stenotomum isolate F172 unplaced genomic scaffold, ASM1918654v1 scaffold21668, whole genome shotgun sequence genome and encodes:
- the LOC125851028 gene encoding probable LRR receptor-like serine/threonine-protein kinase At3g47570; this encodes MEIKESVLRSGTSIAVKVFNLKLEAAFKSFDTECEVLRSLRHRNLVKVITSCSNLDFKALVLEYMPNESLDKYLYSHNYFLDIRQSLSIMIDVACALEYLHHGCSLPVIHCDLKPSNVLMDEDMVVHLSDFGISKLLGEDESDLYTKTLATIG
- the LOC125851029 gene encoding receptor kinase-like protein Xa21 codes for the protein MKLFQQELLVQKYFQLKKTIGEKLNLEKLCLVSESNLISSGSFGSVYKGVLRSGTSIAVKVFNLQVEAAFKRFDTECEVLCSLRHRNLVKVITSCSNLDFKALVLEYMPNESLDKYLYSHNYFLDIRQSLSIMIDVACALEYLHHGCSLPVIHCDLKPSNVLLDEDMVVHLSDFGISKLLGEDESDLCTKTLATFGYIASEEKQPGMNLKLSIKLDHPISKFDMVSEHQVDFSAINSLCIVNLQLCEFVHLD